From Bdellovibrio sp. KM01:
AAGAAACATGCTGTAACGAATAGACGAGCCCTGCGCTTCTGGGAGTACTTGCTGTATTCTCAACTTTTGATTTCGGGCTTAGGCTGGGGAGCTGTGGGAGTTATGGCAGCTTCCACCATGGATATCTCTTTGCAGATCCTGGCGTCTTTAATTATCGCCTCTATGACCGCTGGTCCTTTAATCTATTACGTGTCCTCTAAAAAAGCGATGGCCTGTCTGACGGCGCCGGCTTTGATAGGATGGAGCTTTGGTTATCTGCTGTTGTCAGAGGTTCCCCATCATCATCTTTTGGGTATTTTGATTTTATTCTATTTGGTTTTGCTGTCCTTTATCGGTCGCAATTTGAATCGCGCGATCTTGCGCATGATCTCTTTGGATTATCAGCTTAAAAAGAACGAAGAGCATCTGCGTATGGCGATGGCTTCCAGTAATGCCCTGTCTTGGGACTGGTATGTGGAATCCAATCATTTGGAGTACAATGGCAATATTGATTTATTTCCAGAAGGTCTGGAGCAGCTGCAGGATATTTTGAAAAAGCATTTCGTTACGCCAGGAGATCTGGATGCAGAAATTGAATGCCTGGATCAAAACCTACAACCTCGACATATCGCTATTAAAGGTAAAATTTCTAAAGACCCCAAAACGACCTATCGTATGACGGGAATCGCCTGGGATATCACGACGAAAAAGAACGAAGATCTGCTCCGCCGGGAAAGAGACGTTCATGAAGCTGCCAATCGTGGAAAATCGGTTTTGTTGGCAAATGCCAGCCACGAGATTCGCACGCCGATTGCTTCGATATTAGGTTATTCTGAAACGTTACTGGGGAGTCCGGCTTTGGATAAACAGAGCCGCCAGGACGTGGAGGCGATCCATCGTCAGGGTAAGTTCATGGTGACCTTGGTGAACGATCTTTTGGATCTTTCTAAAATTGAATCCAAGGGTTTGTATTTTCAATCTTGCTCAATGAATCCAGCCTTGGAGTTGGAAGATTCCGTGGCGATGATCCGTTCGACATTGGATAGTTCAAAACATACATTAGAATTAAATTTTGAAACTCATTTCCCTGCGGTTATTTCTTCTGATCCGGTGCGCTTTCGTCAGGTTGTGATCAACCTCCTTTCAAATGCGGTCAAGTACACTTTGCAAGGGGATGTTAAGGTTCAAGCGCGTTTCTATGCAAATGTCGAAGGCGAGGGCTTCATCAGTCTGATGGTTTCCGATAACGGAATGGGTATGGACTATCACGTCCAAAGACATCTGTTTGAGCCTTTCATGCGTGGAGAAAATCCCGAGGTTCAGCGGGTGCCTGGTTCGGGACTGGGCTTGGCTCTGAGTCGCCAGCTGGCTCGTGGTATGGGCGGGGATTTGCGCCTGGTTCGCTCGATGCTGGGAGATGGTAGTACTTTCGAATTCGTACTTCCTGTTGGCAAGGCAGCGGAGTTAAAAATGGTCTCGGCCCACGAAGCCCGTTATGGAACTCGAGAGCAAATTTTGGTACCGCAAGAAACGAATCATTTGCAGGATCGCGAAATCCTGGTGGTGGATGACTCGGATGATTTGCGTGCCTTGATGGCGCGATATCTGATGCGTGAAGGTGCCATTGTTGAAACCAGTGAAAATGGTCAGGCCGGTGTGGACCGGGCTTTGGCTAAAAACTTTGATGTGATCTTAATGGATATCAAAATGCCCGTGATGGATGGTTATCAGGCGGCCGCTTTGCTGCGTGAAAAAGGATATGTCGGTTTGATTGTGGCCGTGACGGCTCAGGCGACGGCTGAGGGCAGAATGGATTCTCGAAGCAACGGGTTTGATGCGTATTTAAGCAAACCCGTTGATATCAATCTATTGAAGGATATTTTGATCCAAGCCTAAGGCGGATGCGCTAAAATCCAAATTTCTTTTTCAAATCTTCGACAGCTTTTTGACCTTCTTTTTCAAGTTGCTTGCGCCCCTGGTTTTCAGCGTCTTTTTTGGCTGTTTCGACTTTCGCTTCAACTTGCTTTTTTTGCGCGTCTAACTGTTCTTGGGCTTTTTTGACTTCTTTGTCGAATTGGCCTTTCAGTTGGTTGATTTGTGCTTCCACTTGCGCTTTTTGTTTACCGATTTCCTGATCTACGTAAGCTTGAATTTTTTTACGAGCTTCTTCGACTTTGGCTTGAATCTGCTTTTCAAAGCCTTTGGAAAGTTCCGGCCCCAAGTTCGAGTTGATCGAAAGGGGTATGTTCGGCAAATCACCTTGACCTTTCGCAGTCAAAGTCACCACTGGAATTCCTGCAAAAACGGCTTTCAGAATTTCATCAGCAATTTGATTTGTCGATGAAACCGCGTAATCGATTTTTGTGAATTTATTGTCGAAGTCCACCGCCAGGTTTTTCAAGCCCACCAGCGAGCCTTGAATACCCATGGCTCCATGTGCTTTGCTGAAGGCGATCTTAACTTCTGGACTGTTCACCAGGTCTTTGCCTTCGATTGCGTATTGATCGACTTTGAATTGATAGTCGATCACGGAATCGTCTTTACGGTTATCGATAGAAAGCTTTAACAAAAATCCCAGAATATCCATCGCTGGGAAATCACCCGCCAATGTGGCGATCGTTGGACGACCGACCAGTCGTTGGTTGGAAGTGATATCCATGATTTCACCTTTGACGTTGCCAGAGTTCGGAGTCAGTCCTGCTTGAGAACTGACAGCCGTTCTTTTCACCCAGAACATCGGGTAGGAATTAGGACGACCAAATTCGTACGTAATACCTTTTTCACGAGGATGCGGTTGAATGGCAACTTCTTCCTCTTCAGATTTGGCTTGGCCTTTTTTCAGATATTTTGGCGGAATATATTTTTCGGCCAAGGCCTTATAACGGAAGAACTTTGCTTTGTAAGGCTCCAGATAGCGATTGAAGACAGCCATCGTCAGTGCTTTCGCATCCACTTGAGGAATGCGGAAGTGTTGCTCCAGGGACTTGATGTCGATTTTGACCTGCTTTTCAATTTCCCCGTACTGAGTTTGCAACGCTTTCAGATCGTTATTCAAATCATTGCTGACGGTTTGAATCTGTTTGTATTTGCCATCTGCATCTTTGTAAACGGCGTCTAATTGCTGCAAAGCCGTTTGCAGCTCCTGAGGATTTTTAAAGTCTTTGTATTGGATCTTATTCAGGCGATCACCCAAGGATTGAATATCTTTTCCTTGTGGCAAAGATTTTAAGCGCTCGTCCCAGACTTTTTGTTTTGTATTTAAGTCTTGTTGGAACTTTTCGATCATCGCTTTGCTTGGCAGTGATGACTGCAGCTTTTGCAATTGGGCGTTCGGATCTGCTCCACCGAGCATATTAATCACATCACCCAAAACATTTTCGCCATAGCGATCTTGCAATTCTTTTTCGGCTTGGGATTTTAGTTTACCACCTTCAGATGCTAACATGCCTGGTTCGTTTGAAACCGGAGGCGGAGGAGCGACTTTACCTGGGTAAGCTCTTTTCACGCCGAATTCGATTTGTTCAACGACGGCTTCGTTTATAACGAACTTCACGCGAAGAAGAGCATCCCACAACATGCCAAAACGGATTTCACCGATTTTGATTGAATCGTGAGTCGGTTTTTCTGCGTCAGTAAGCTCGATGCCCTTGATGCTGATATTGGCGTCAAAAAAGCTGGACTTTAAATCAGCAATATTAACTTCAGCGCCCAGGGCTTTGTAGCCGCCCCATTCTATAGCTCGGCGCAAGTGTCCATCAAAGAAGAAGTGGAAATAAAGTCCGATTAACAAACAGAAAACAACGAAAGGAATCAGGGCGCCCCAGCGAATGATGCCTTTTTTCTTTTTTACTTCAGGATTTTTTTGAGTGTTTGCCATGTTTCTAATTCCTATCGGCCGTAAAGATCGTTGTATTTGCTATACCAGTCGTAAAACTTTGTGGCTTTCAGAGCCTTCCAGATTTTGGTGTCTCTGATGCGTGCAACGATTGTTGCACGGTATGCCAGGATCAAAGATTTAAAGCCGTAATAGGCGAATGGAAATAAAAGCACTGATACAATCATCGAGCCCATGATGATGCTGTTGTTAAAACGAGTCATCGGAACAAAGGGCATATTGTACATGCTGACAAACAAAGGGCGCAGGCTTTCCATTTCCAAAACCGCTTTGCCCAAGTGATGAGCCGGGGTATCGAAAAGAAAGGCTACGAATTTAAAAAAGAAAGCGGAAAGAAAAGCGGCTCCCAATTGCACTCTGAAAACAAATACAATCAACAAAACGATCGCCGTTTGAATTGAGAAGAAAGGTGCGAATCCCAGGAGCAGTCCCAATGCCAGACCGAATGCCAAAGGCATGGTGTCGGTGTCGGAATTCAGCAGTTTAATGAAATTGTAGAGCTGTTTTAGTAGCAACGTCATAGATGTCCTCACGATGGAAGGTCGAATTCGAAACTCTTTAAAGTTTATGACAAAAATGCGTGGCGGCAAGTGAAAAGCGAGGACAGTACGGGGGGATTGTCGTATGTTTTTAGGTATATGAAATCATGGGCTCAGTTAGTTGCAGATACAGTTCGAATGGGTGGGGTTTTGGTGTTTATCAAGGACCAGGCGCCGCAGGATTTCCAACAATGGTTAGAGCCCTTGTCGCAATCTTTTGCTATGAAAATTCCGTTCACTGTCCGTAACAAAAGTGATTTTGCGAACGGTCGCTATCAAACTGGCGTCCATGATCTGATTTTCTTTTTTGAAGGGCAGGAGGCGGTGCTTGCGGAGCTTGATGCCCTTGTGCAAGGACAACGTGTCTGGATTGCTCCCGGAAATACTTCTCCGGCAACAGTGGATTATCTGTGGACGACTGAAGACGTTTCAGCGTGGGTGGCATTTTGGAGCAGCCTCGTGCCACAATTTGATTCGCTGATTGAAAATTGGAGCAGTCCCGAGATGGATCATGCTCCGTGTTTGTTTTTGGATCGCGACGATGTGGTCGTTAAAAACGTTCCCTATAACAAAGATCCTCATCAAGTTGAATTAATTCCCGAAGTGGTGGAGCTGATTCATAGGGCTCACGCTGAAGGTTATTGGGTGGCTTTGGTCACCAATCAATCGGGAATTGGTCGCGGCAGAATTTCGTGGCAGGAGTATAAGCAAGTACATCAGCGTATGTTGAAGCTGCTGGCGAATGAAGGCGCCTGGATCGATGAATGTGTTTGGTCTTCGTATATCGAAAACGAATCCGTGCCCGAAGGACGCTTGCTTGCTGGCTTAAGAAAGCCTCGTGCGGGTATGTTTCAGATGGTGAAGGATAAGTTGAAAATCGATATGAAGAATTCCATCATGGTCGGTGACAGTGCAACGGATTTAATGGCTGCTTATTCTGCGGGAATTGGTTCTTGCTATTTATTTCGATCAGAGAAATTGGACAAGGAACGCGAAACTCTAGAAAAGTTCCGCGCGGAAAATTCTAAATTTTCCTATCAAGCCATATCAGCAGCAGCAGACATATCGTTCGGGCGTTTATAGCGCATGTAAAAGAACGCTCCAGAAAGACTTACCACGAACGAACACACCTGAAAGGCTGTGATTGTGGTGGGACCGACTTCGCTGGAGTGACCTGTGTAGATGTTAAATAGAAAATAGAATGCTG
This genomic window contains:
- a CDS encoding HAD-IIIA family hydrolase, which codes for MKSWAQLVADTVRMGGVLVFIKDQAPQDFQQWLEPLSQSFAMKIPFTVRNKSDFANGRYQTGVHDLIFFFEGQEAVLAELDALVQGQRVWIAPGNTSPATVDYLWTTEDVSAWVAFWSSLVPQFDSLIENWSSPEMDHAPCLFLDRDDVVVKNVPYNKDPHQVELIPEVVELIHRAHAEGYWVALVTNQSGIGRGRISWQEYKQVHQRMLKLLANEGAWIDECVWSSYIENESVPEGRLLAGLRKPRAGMFQMVKDKLKIDMKNSIMVGDSATDLMAAYSAGIGSCYLFRSEKLDKERETLEKFRAENSKFSYQAISAAADISFGRL
- a CDS encoding hybrid sensor histidine kinase/response regulator is translated as MAKLSSFTLLSRKTNIESLDFKIRKLDLIYQEHLKGAFAILGNGLAFVWVAWDLVPHLVLEIWMSAMVTTVTIRMISLWQWNKKKHAVTNRRALRFWEYLLYSQLLISGLGWGAVGVMAASTMDISLQILASLIIASMTAGPLIYYVSSKKAMACLTAPALIGWSFGYLLLSEVPHHHLLGILILFYLVLLSFIGRNLNRAILRMISLDYQLKKNEEHLRMAMASSNALSWDWYVESNHLEYNGNIDLFPEGLEQLQDILKKHFVTPGDLDAEIECLDQNLQPRHIAIKGKISKDPKTTYRMTGIAWDITTKKNEDLLRRERDVHEAANRGKSVLLANASHEIRTPIASILGYSETLLGSPALDKQSRQDVEAIHRQGKFMVTLVNDLLDLSKIESKGLYFQSCSMNPALELEDSVAMIRSTLDSSKHTLELNFETHFPAVISSDPVRFRQVVINLLSNAVKYTLQGDVKVQARFYANVEGEGFISLMVSDNGMGMDYHVQRHLFEPFMRGENPEVQRVPGSGLGLALSRQLARGMGGDLRLVRSMLGDGSTFEFVLPVGKAAELKMVSAHEARYGTREQILVPQETNHLQDREILVVDDSDDLRALMARYLMREGAIVETSENGQAGVDRALAKNFDVILMDIKMPVMDGYQAAALLREKGYVGLIVAVTAQATAEGRMDSRSNGFDAYLSKPVDINLLKDILIQA
- a CDS encoding TIGR03546 family protein; the encoded protein is MTLLLKQLYNFIKLLNSDTDTMPLAFGLALGLLLGFAPFFSIQTAIVLLIVFVFRVQLGAAFLSAFFFKFVAFLFDTPAHHLGKAVLEMESLRPLFVSMYNMPFVPMTRFNNSIIMGSMIVSVLLFPFAYYGFKSLILAYRATIVARIRDTKIWKALKATKFYDWYSKYNDLYGR
- a CDS encoding TIGR03545 family protein, which encodes MANTQKNPEVKKKKGIIRWGALIPFVVFCLLIGLYFHFFFDGHLRRAIEWGGYKALGAEVNIADLKSSFFDANISIKGIELTDAEKPTHDSIKIGEIRFGMLWDALLRVKFVINEAVVEQIEFGVKRAYPGKVAPPPPVSNEPGMLASEGGKLKSQAEKELQDRYGENVLGDVINMLGGADPNAQLQKLQSSLPSKAMIEKFQQDLNTKQKVWDERLKSLPQGKDIQSLGDRLNKIQYKDFKNPQELQTALQQLDAVYKDADGKYKQIQTVSNDLNNDLKALQTQYGEIEKQVKIDIKSLEQHFRIPQVDAKALTMAVFNRYLEPYKAKFFRYKALAEKYIPPKYLKKGQAKSEEEEVAIQPHPREKGITYEFGRPNSYPMFWVKRTAVSSQAGLTPNSGNVKGEIMDITSNQRLVGRPTIATLAGDFPAMDILGFLLKLSIDNRKDDSVIDYQFKVDQYAIEGKDLVNSPEVKIAFSKAHGAMGIQGSLVGLKNLAVDFDNKFTKIDYAVSSTNQIADEILKAVFAGIPVVTLTAKGQGDLPNIPLSINSNLGPELSKGFEKQIQAKVEEARKKIQAYVDQEIGKQKAQVEAQINQLKGQFDKEVKKAQEQLDAQKKQVEAKVETAKKDAENQGRKQLEKEGQKAVEDLKKKFGF